GCAGCGCGGCACGGCAGGGCACTGCACGGCAgcgcggcacggcacggcagGGCACGGCAgcgcggcacggcacggcagGGCACGGCAGCGCGGCACGGCAGGGCACGGCAGCGCGGCACGGCAGCGCGGCACGGCTCCTTTGCAGCTCcggagaggtggcagatgcgGGGAGGGGAGGTGCCGGGGGGCACCGAGCCTCATCGACGTCGTGTGCCCATAAGGACACCGCCCCCGGCATCCCTCGCAGGCATCCTCCGCACAGCCCAGCGGGAAGCGAAAACTTTAGCTCGCCGTTTCCCTCTTTCCTGTGTTTTCCTCTCGCTGTCGTCCTGTCACCGCCGGCGGAGGGCTGTCGGGGCTAGATGCGGTTCGGCGGTAGGGCGCCCGCGGGGCTTATGGCGGCGCGGCGGTGGCGACCAGCGGCAACGGCAGCGATCGCTGCGGCGAGGCCAGGCGGGGGCGGCCCGGGACGGGCTCTAAGCTCGGGTACTGCCTCAGAACCGGCCCTGGTCCCCGTCACGGAAGCGGTCGCCCCCgccacagctgctctctacGTGCACGTGAGCAGGGACTCGAGGGTGGCACACGAGGGGGTACACATGGGGGGCCGGGGCTTGCACAGGGGTATCCAGGCTTTGTGTGTGTTGTGGGGCACACGTGAGGGCAGGAGGGGTGCCATGCCATCTGTGAAGGGTGCGGAGGGGCTCCCCCGAGCTGTGCACATAAGGGTAGCACCTATGGAAACATGTGTTTTGTGCCCCTAAGGAaggtgagagctgctggggctcatgcacagggctgtggctgTTCCTCCCCTCAAGGTGAGGGAGCCATTTCCCAcggtgccctgtgcccacagtggCCCTACTGCCGCAAGCGTTGTTCCTACTGCAGCTTCAACAAATACGTGGTGCCAGCGGTGGATGAGGCAGCCATGGGCACCTGCCTGGTGCGGGAGGCGCGCACCCTGCTCCGCCTCAGCCAGGTGCAGAGGTGGGTTCATTGCAGGGTTCAGGAGGAGTATGTCTCTGGGAGGGTGCGCGGGGCCCTTCAGCACCtatctgcagcctctgcaccctctgcctTACAGTGTCAGTTCAGTCTTCTTTGGCGGGGGGACCCCAAGCCTGGCTAGCCCCCGCACcattgcagcagtgctggaggcagtCGCAGGGGCTGCCCACCTCcctgctggcactgaggtcacGCTGGAGGccaaccccagctctgctggcacacaGCGCCTTGCTGACTTCAAGGCAGCTGGTGTCAACCGCCTCTCCATCGGCATCCAGGTAAAAGGAGCTGTCTCCCATCCTCCCTCCAGCAGTCCCCCCCCCATGCCACTCACTACCATCATGCTCTCTCCACAGTCGCTGAATGACGCTGAGCTGAGGCTTCTGGGCCgggagcacacagcagcagaggcacgGGGCACCATAGAGGTGGCACGGAGGCTCTTCCCTGGCCGAACTTCCCTTGATCTCAtctttgggctgcccaggcagagccGGGAGGCCTGGGCCCAGGGACTTGAGGCAGCACTAGGTCTCTGTGATGACCATATCTCCCTGTACCAGCTGACGCTGGAGCGAGGCACattgctggcagcacaggtctGGGGTggtgccctgcctgcacccccccaggaCCTCCTGGCTGACATGTACCTGACAGCCCATGcggtgc
This is a stretch of genomic DNA from Pogoniulus pusillus isolate bPogPus1 chromosome 11, bPogPus1.pri, whole genome shotgun sequence. It encodes these proteins:
- the RSAD1 gene encoding radical S-adenosyl methionine domain-containing protein 1, mitochondrial, with translation MRFGGRAPAGLMAARRWRPAATAAIAAARPGGGGPGRALSSGTASEPALVPVTEAVAPATAALYVHWPYCRKRCSYCSFNKYVVPAVDEAAMGTCLVREARTLLRLSQVQSVSSVFFGGGTPSLASPRTIAAVLEAVAGAAHLPAGTEVTLEANPSSAGTQRLADFKAAGVNRLSIGIQSLNDAELRLLGREHTAAEARGTIEVARRLFPGRTSLDLIFGLPRQSREAWAQGLEAALGLCDDHISLYQLTLERGTLLAAQVWGGALPAPPQDLLADMYLTAHAVLVAAGFRHYEVSNFARKGALSTHNLSYWRAEQYIGVGPGKSGLEEVLALGLRTDEGITHERRALHRGEGLALLDSLPARPALPAAALLGPAGAPHLRNCACCDSEALRQRDALLWPPLAPLRCAEGPRAAPALQVEPQEQKGLRACWRFKPPESPVGCPSLAAHAGALRTRRPGAAAALRWRAGAVAVAAALGAGALAPG